The following coding sequences lie in one Panicum virgatum strain AP13 chromosome 6N, P.virgatum_v5, whole genome shotgun sequence genomic window:
- the LOC120677923 gene encoding protein STRICTOSIDINE SYNTHASE-LIKE 10-like, with protein MKQTTSKLPLLAALLTAILLLLAPAAAAKAIDASNPQRLELPDTMAIGPESVAFDGHGAGPYVSVSDGRILKYGGEGAGWKTFAYSPSYTKNKCDDFSDLPPVATESSCGRPLGLRFDVNSGNLYIADAYMGLMRVGPNGGEATVLATEAGGAPLRFTNGVDIDQVTGDVYFTDSSKTYTRAQHQMVTTTGDSTGRIMKYDPRTNQVTVLQSDVTYPNGIAVSADRTHLIVALTGPCKLMRYWIRGPKANTSEPFADLPGYPDNVRPDGKGGYWVALHREKFELPFGLDRHLLAIRISAEGEKLQEMKGHKNVRPTEAVERDDGKIYLGSVELSYVGIVNS; from the coding sequence ATGAAGCAGACCACGTCGAAGCTGCCTCTGCTCGCGGCCTTGCTCACCGCCATCCTGCTGCTCCtggccccggccgccgcagccaAGGCCATCGACGCCAGCAACCCCCAGCGCCTGGAGCTGCCGGACACGATGGCGATCGGCCCCGAGAGCGTCGCGTTCGACGGCCACGGCGCCGGGCCCTACGTCAGCGTCTCCGACGGCCGCATCCTAAAgtacggcggcgagggcgccggCTGGAAGACGTTCGCATACAGCCCGAGCTACACCAAGAACAAGTGCGACGACTTCTCCGACCTCCCACCGGTTGCAACGGAGAGCTCGTGCGGCCGACCGCTCGGCTTAAGGTTTGATGTCAACTCCGGAAACCTCTACATTGCTGACGCCTACATGGGTCTGATGCGTGTCGGGCcgaacggcggcgaggcgacggtGCTAGCGACGGAGGCAGGTGGTGCGCCGCTGCGCTTCACAAACGGCGTCGACATCGACCAGGTCACTGGTGATGTCTACTTTACCGACAGCAGCAAGACGTATACACGAGCGCAACATCAGATGGTCACCACGACGGGAGACTCGACTGGACGCATCATGAAATACGACCCACGGACTAACCAAGTCACTGTTCTCCAATCTGACGTGACATACCCTAACGGTATTGCAGTCAGTGCCGATAGGACCCATCTTATCGTTGCGCTTACCGGACCATGCAAGCTAATGAGGTACTGGATACGAGGTCCCAAGGCCAACACGTCAGAGCCGTTTGCTGACTTACCAGGATACCCGGATAATGTGAGGCCCGATGGGAAGGGAGGGTACTGGGTGGCGCTGCATCGGGAGAAGTTCGAGCTTCCGTTTGGTTTGGATAGACACTTGCTCGCCATTAGGATTAGCGCAGAAGGTGAAAAGCTTCAAGAGATGAAAGGACATAAGAACGTGAGGCCGACTGAGGCGGTGGAGAGAGACGATGGCAAAATATATCTTGGATCCGTAGAGTTGTCATACGTCGGCATTGTTAACTCATAA
- the LOC120679135 gene encoding uncharacterized protein LOC120679135, which yields MANLVAMNIKRKDAEVASHGFAIFLDPKRIKLQDAVEIPEMMEEEKPLADSDAGAPPANVHRTMPMPSLSKPTQGQEAAAHDSTLSTESGSQSSEPPPFSADQAAPMDVQDDVQQPQPGNHPQFWSGFF from the exons ATGGCTAATCTTGTGGCGATGAACATAAAGAGGAAGGATGCAGAGGTGGCCAGCCATGGATTCGCCATCTTCCTTGATCCCAAGAGGATCAAACTACAG GATGCGGTTGAGATTCCTGAAATGATGGAAGAAGAGAAACCACTTGCAGATTCAGATGCTGGAGCTCCACCAGCTAATGTGCATCGAACCATGCCCATGCCCTCCCTGTCGAAGCCAACTCAGGGCCAAGAGGCAGCTGCCCATGACAGCACCCTGAGCACTGAATCTGGGAGCCAATCCTCAGAACCACCACCATTCAGCGCAGACCAGGCGGCGCCGATGGATGTCCAGGACGATGTCCAGCAGCCGCAGCCGGGCAACCATCCTCAGTTCTGGTCAG GTTTCTTCTGA
- the LOC120679134 gene encoding 3-hydroxyacyl-[acyl-carrier-protein] dehydratase FabZ-like — protein MEAAAVPRSAAVCRAAPAVPAARALPLPLPLPRRARSASVAAPRRLVLAARRAADGDSVETAPEAVPIEKRFPAFPSVMDINQIREILPHRFPFLLVDRVIEYKAGEYAVGIKNVTINDNFFPGHFPERPIMPGVLMVEAMAQVGGLVMLQPEVGGSRDNFFFAGIDKVRFRKPVIAGDTLIMRMTLTKYQKRFGLAKMEGKAYVGGDLVCEGEFLLVSATE, from the exons atggaggccgccgccgtgcccagatccgccgccgtctgccgcgccgcgccggcggtcccggccgcgcgcgccctgcccctgcccctgcccctgccccgccgcgcgcgctccgcgtccgtcgcggcgccgcgccgcctcgtcctcgccgcgcgccgcgccgccgacggcgacaGCGTGGAGACGGCGCCGGAGGCGGTCCCCATCGAGAAAA GGTTCCCGGCCTTCCCCAGCGTCATGGACATCAACCAGATCCGCGAGATCCTCCCCCACAG GTTTCCATTCCTTTTGGTTGATAGAGTAATTGAATACAAGGCTGGAGAATATGCAGTGGGGATCAAGAATGTTACAATAAATGATAACTTCTTCCCAGGACATTTCCCTGAACGCCCCATAATGCCTGGTGTTCTCATGGTTGAG GCCATGGCCCAGGTTGGGGGTCTGGTGATGCTGCAACCTGAAGTTGGTGGATCTCGAGACAACTTCTTTTTTGCAGGGATCGACAAAGTTAGGTTCCGCAAGCCAGTGATTGCTGGGGACACATTGATCATGAGAATGACTCTGACAAAGTACCAGAAGAGATTTGGACTCGCAAAGATGGAAGGAAAAGCTTATGTTGGTGGTGACCTAGTTTGTGAGGGGGAGTTCCTCCTGGTCAGTGCAACTGAATAG
- the LOC120677924 gene encoding reticulon-like protein B23, which translates to MPATEKEPVKKPPRGTTRDGGGGVGGDPAAGRGSGGGGGAEAGRWAVGAVRGGLVYYHCAVRRASAVSLAADVLLVLLCSLSILGLLFRHLQISVPVDPLEWQISQEMANSIVASLANTIGAAESVLRVAATGHDKKLFFKVFFTLYFLAALGRVVSGAAVAYAALCIFCLYMFAQSTDLFDQLPSWGPVGRDSLGSAQDTA; encoded by the exons GCAACGGAAAAGGAGCCGGTCAAGAAGCCACCCCGGGGCACGAcacgagacggcggcggcggcgtcggcggcgaccccgcggcggggagggggagcggaggaggagggggggcaGAGGCCGGGCGGTGGGCGGTGGGCGCGGTGCGCGGAGGCCTGGTGTACTACCACTGCGCGGTGCGGCGCGCCAGCGCGGtgtccctcgccgccgacgtgctcctcgtcctcctctgctCGCTCTCCATCCTCGGCCTACTCTTCCGGCACCTCCAAATCTC GGTGCCTGTGGATCCTCTTGAATGGCAGATTTCTCAGGAAATGGCAAATAGCATAGTTGCATCCTTGGCTAATACCATAGGTGCTGCTGAGTCTGTGTTAAGGGTGGCTGCAACTGGACATGACAAGAAGCTGTTTTTCAAG GTgttttttacattgtattttcTAGCAGCTTTGGGAAGAGTGGTGTCAGGAGCTGCAGTTGCTTATGCTG CACTATGCATCTTCTGCCTCTATATGTTTGCACAAAGCACCGATCTGTTTGATCAACTTCCTTCCTGGGGACCTGTGGGAAGGGATTCATTGGGCAGTGCTCAGGATACCGCGTGA